From the Verrucomicrobiota bacterium genome, one window contains:
- a CDS encoding hydrolase: NNTGIIAGASKLFNVPTIVTTVAEKSFSGPVFPEIKEYYPDDTKYIDRTTMNSWEDENFLKAVKATGKKKLVMAGLWTEVCITLAALSALEDDYEVYVISDASGGVSQEAHDMAMTRMIQAGVIPMTSMQYLLEIYRDWARSDQYVEVNNLAIKHGGAYGLGIDYIKTMQKWAKEAESDK, translated from the coding sequence AACAATACCGGAATAATTGCAGGGGCTTCTAAGTTATTTAATGTACCTACCATCGTTACAACTGTCGCTGAAAAGTCTTTCTCTGGCCCCGTATTTCCTGAAATCAAAGAATATTACCCAGATGATACAAAATACATTGACAGAACTACTATGAACTCTTGGGAAGACGAGAATTTTTTAAAAGCCGTGAAGGCTACGGGTAAGAAAAAGCTTGTCATGGCCGGGCTCTGGACAGAGGTATGTATAACCTTAGCAGCCTTATCCGCCTTAGAGGATGATTACGAGGTGTATGTAATTTCTGACGCTTCAGGAGGGGTTTCCCAAGAGGCTCATGATATGGCCATGACCCGTATGATTCAAGCTGGCGTTATCCCCATGACTTCGATGCAATATCTGTTAGAGATTTACCGTGACTGGGCACGATCTGATCAATATGTTGAGGTTAACAATCTAGCCATAAAACATGGTGGTGCATACGGTTTGGGTATTGATTATATCAAGACTATGCAAAAATGGGCTAAGGAAGCAGAATCAGATAAGTAA